One segment of Panicum virgatum strain AP13 chromosome 3K, P.virgatum_v5, whole genome shotgun sequence DNA contains the following:
- the LOC120696624 gene encoding probable protein S-acyltransferase 4 isoform X2, with protein sequence MQDLVFLFMTSARDPGIVPRNTRTPPEADELLLGSNTPSMDWSDGRTPQMRFRRAKDVIVNGFAVKVKFCETCLRYRPPRSSHCSICNNCVHKFDHHCPWVGQCIGLRNYRYFFLFIATSTFLCIFIFVFAWLSVYSQMKDNGGSMWMALRKEAYSFALIIYTSIVVWFVGGLTVFHLYLIGTNQTTYENFRYHYDKKDNPYRKRIAANFAEVFFTKIPPPMTNFRSWVGEGALEAGFYTPYIGLDVTTPREKIDLDRENKEVLVGGVQIPTVLQNIDYGSFEDSSEDKNRIEGEKTVHFPSAWAQGNEGAGTSATATTACNDETSEDDLNEIDSPNITSTQASAEANSEPPGQTDRMEEPLERKNQRSNTI encoded by the exons ATGCAGGACCTGGTCTTCCTCTTCATGACATCTGCAAGAGACCCAGGAATAGTGCCAAGGAACACAAGAACACCACCTGAAGCTGATGAATTACTGCTTGGCTCCAACACACCATCCATGGACTGGAGCGATGGGAGAACCCCACAGATGAGGTTTCGCCGGGCCAAGGATGTCATTGTGAATGGCTTCGCAGTGAAGGTGAAGTTTTGCGAGACCTGTCTGCGGTACCGCCCACCACGATCCTCGCACTGCTCCATCTGCAACAACTGTGTCCACAAGTTTGATCATCACTGCCCATGGGTTGGTCAGTGCATTGGACTT AGGAATTACCGCTACTTCTTCCTTTTCATAGCAACATCAACTTTCCTGTGCATATTCATCTTTGTTTTTGCATGGCTGAGTGTCTACAGCCAAATGAAAGACAACGGTGGCTCTATGTGGATGGCCTTGCGCAAGGAAGCATACTCTTTTGCGCTAATCATATATACTTCCATTGTTGTTTGGTTTGTCGGTGGCCTCACTGTATTCCATCTCTATCTGATCGGTACTAATCAG ACAACATATGAGAACTTCAGATACCATTACGACAAGAAAGACAATCCCTACCGAAAGAGAATCGCAGCAAACTTTGCGGAAGTGTTCTTTACCAAGATACCTCCTCCAATGACCAATTTCCGTTCGTGGGTAGGTGAGGGTGCACTTGAAGCTGGATTTTACACTCCGTACATTGGGCTGGATGTGACAACCCCGAGGGAGAAGATTGATCTAGACAGGGAAAACAAAGAAGTACTTGTTGGGGGCGTGCAGATCCCAACAGTACTTCAGAATATAGACTATGGTTCCTTTGAAGATAGCTCAGAGGACAAGAACAGGATTGAGGGCGAAAAAACAGTGCATTTTCCTTCAGCTTGGGCACAGGGAAATGAAGGTGCTGGAACATCTGCAACAGCTACCACAGCATGCAACGATGAAACAAGCGAGGACGATCTTAATGAAATTGATAGCCCGAATATAACTTCCACTCAAGCATCTGCAGAAGCTAACTCAGAACCACCAG GTCAGACTGATAGAATGGAAGAGCCATTGGAAAGGAAGAACCAAAGAAGTAACACAATCTAG
- the LOC120696626 gene encoding uncharacterized protein LOC120696626 — MAAAAPVYRRVLKAVQKHVGGGASKQHFRDFVAAEFRAPAGTEADARARLRLAGDYAYLLTSVHHHKDLLFSYNIAVDRSDEMKKILNKSAASVGLQLPDVYQP; from the exons atggcggccgcggcgccggtgtACCGGCGGGTGCTCAAGGCGGTGCAGAAGCACGTCGGCGGGGGCGCTTCCAAGCAGCACTTCCgggacttcgtcgccgccgagTTCCGCGCCCCCGCCGGCACGGAGGCCGACGCCAGGGCGAGGCTGCGGCTCGCCGGGGACTACGCCTACCTCCTCACCAGCGTTCATCACCACAAG GACCTGCTATTCTCATACAACATTGCTGTGGACCGATCTGATGAAATGAAGAAGATATTGAACAAATCTGCTGCCAGTGTAGGCCTTCAACTTCCAGATGTCTACCAGCCTTGA
- the LOC120696624 gene encoding probable protein S-acyltransferase 4 isoform X1: MQDLVFLFMTSARDPGIVPRNTRTPPEADELLLGSNTPSMDWSDGRTPQMRFRRAKDVIVNGFAVKVKFCETCLRYRPPRSSHCSICNNCVHKFDHHCPWVGQCIGLRNYRYFFLFIATSTFLCIFIFVFAWLSVYSQMKDNGGSMWMALRKEAYSFALIIYTSIVVWFVGGLTVFHLYLIGTNQTTYENFRYHYDKKDNPYRKRIAANFAEVFFTKIPPPMTNFRSWVGEGALEAGFYTPYIGLDVTTPREKIDLDRENKEVLVGGVQIPTVLQNIDYGSFEDSSEDKNRIEGEKTVHFPSAWAQGNEGAGTSATATTACNDETSEDDLNEIDSPNITSTQASAEANSEPPGEGDATESDSSNRTAQSPGAMNP; this comes from the exons ATGCAGGACCTGGTCTTCCTCTTCATGACATCTGCAAGAGACCCAGGAATAGTGCCAAGGAACACAAGAACACCACCTGAAGCTGATGAATTACTGCTTGGCTCCAACACACCATCCATGGACTGGAGCGATGGGAGAACCCCACAGATGAGGTTTCGCCGGGCCAAGGATGTCATTGTGAATGGCTTCGCAGTGAAGGTGAAGTTTTGCGAGACCTGTCTGCGGTACCGCCCACCACGATCCTCGCACTGCTCCATCTGCAACAACTGTGTCCACAAGTTTGATCATCACTGCCCATGGGTTGGTCAGTGCATTGGACTT AGGAATTACCGCTACTTCTTCCTTTTCATAGCAACATCAACTTTCCTGTGCATATTCATCTTTGTTTTTGCATGGCTGAGTGTCTACAGCCAAATGAAAGACAACGGTGGCTCTATGTGGATGGCCTTGCGCAAGGAAGCATACTCTTTTGCGCTAATCATATATACTTCCATTGTTGTTTGGTTTGTCGGTGGCCTCACTGTATTCCATCTCTATCTGATCGGTACTAATCAG ACAACATATGAGAACTTCAGATACCATTACGACAAGAAAGACAATCCCTACCGAAAGAGAATCGCAGCAAACTTTGCGGAAGTGTTCTTTACCAAGATACCTCCTCCAATGACCAATTTCCGTTCGTGGGTAGGTGAGGGTGCACTTGAAGCTGGATTTTACACTCCGTACATTGGGCTGGATGTGACAACCCCGAGGGAGAAGATTGATCTAGACAGGGAAAACAAAGAAGTACTTGTTGGGGGCGTGCAGATCCCAACAGTACTTCAGAATATAGACTATGGTTCCTTTGAAGATAGCTCAGAGGACAAGAACAGGATTGAGGGCGAAAAAACAGTGCATTTTCCTTCAGCTTGGGCACAGGGAAATGAAGGTGCTGGAACATCTGCAACAGCTACCACAGCATGCAACGATGAAACAAGCGAGGACGATCTTAATGAAATTGATAGCCCGAATATAACTTCCACTCAAGCATCTGCAGAAGCTAACTCAGAACCACCAGGTGAGGGTGATGCTACAGAAAGTGATAGTTCAAACAGAACTGCCCAATCTCCAGGAGCCATGAATCCATGA
- the LOC120696623 gene encoding uncharacterized protein LOC120696623, whose translation MEDQSPDNISVGSAPKKPSTSSRGRKRNFSSSTCKDFLRKFVDNELLTSSLEDWFSGHSEDCNFRKPAFDVPFDLSELQSFDYALEGVTFQQLVRMPNALYASTSDVFEATAYLALEDFLHAGIKGLWETFWGPDEALPFSVACIHSTSSKFYPAEKAISSGKLDGVCATAVLLKNLKHSQGRWDHIVVLALLRPDIGMVSAQGDQEPSPAVLGEALFFALRILLSRSLSRSSTVLRNSDCVYLLLVDSQFGGVVKVQGDLNKLDFDLNNVYNCAAEWIKKHAKISVSSIDRVWNKLGNANWGDIGTLQVLIALFHSMIQFYGEPKYSLDELATEHSSRLQCRRSERHLVDRQANGNGLFRFQQRSHSPEIVEVQEEAAVDLKPQETLKLEIGSVILMDDAYSQKGFQINDILTDSDPPIYTSTPVEEPTKTYLLYVGSSPSHLEPAWEDMNSWYQVQRQTKVLTLMKQRGISSRYIPQMVFSGRVVHPGPCNKPNASGSCGHPWCSTPILVTSPVGETISNLIRNGLFGVEEALRCCHDCLSALAAAAASSGIRHGDIRPENVIRVSNGSRHPYFVLIGWGHAILEDRDRPVMNLFFSSTFALQEGKLCAASDAESLIYLLYFCCGGVCPELDSVESALQWRETSWSRRVIQQRLGDVSAVLKAFADYVDSLCGTPYPMDYDIWLKRLRRTINEDHGKEVDTSSS comes from the exons ATGGAAG ACCAATCGCCTGACAATATATCAGTTGGTTCAGCACCAAAAAAGCCTAGTACTTCGTCACGAGGTCGAAAGCGTAATTTCTCATCATCGACATGTAAAGATTTTCTCCGGAAGTTTGTGGACAATGAACTTTTAACTTCAAGTCTAGAGGATTGGTTCTCTGGTCACAGTGAAGATTGCAATTTCAGGAAACCAGCTTTTGATGTTCCTTTTGACCTTAGTGAACTACAGAGTTTCGATTATGCACTGGAGGGTGTTACTTTTCAGCAGCTAGTACGGATGCCAAATGCTCTTTATGCATCAACATCAGATGTTTTTGAAGCTACTGCATATCTTGCTCTGGAGGATTTCCTTCATGCAGGCATTAAGGGGTTGTGGGAAACTTTCTGGGGTCCTGATGAAGCATTGCCTTTCTCAGTTGCCTGTATACACAGCACAAGCTCCAAGTTTTATCCTGCTGAGAAGGCTATTAGCAGCGGAAAACTAGATGGTGTTTGTGCAACAGCTGTACTGCTGAAGAATTTGAAGCATTCACAAGGTAGATGGGATCATATCGTGGTTTTAGCTTTGTTGAGACCTGATATTGGAATGGTTTCCGCACAGGGGGACCAGGAACCATCTCCTGCTGTCTTAGGGGAGGCACTGTTCTTTGCTTTGCGCATTCTACTGTCTCGAAGCCTCAGCAGATCCTCCACCGTTCTCCGCAATTCAGATTGTGTTTACTTGCTTCTAGTTGATTCACAGTTTGGAGGAGTGGTAAAGGTCCAAGGTGATCTGAACAAACTGGATTTTGATCTGAATAATGTTTATAACTGTGCTGCTGAATGGATAAAGAAGCATGCTAAAATTTCAGTTTCTTCCATAGATCGAGTATGGAACAAACTTGGGAATGCTAACTGGGGAGATATTGGGACCCTTCAAGttctcattgcattatttcACTCAATGATCCAATTTTATGGAGAACCAAAGTATTCTCTTGATGAACTGGCAACAGAACATAGTTCACGGCTACAATGTCGAAGATCAGAAAGACATTTGGTCGACAGACAAGCTAATGGTAATGGTTTATTCCGATTCCAGCAGCGAAGTCATTCTCCTGAAATTGTCGAAGTTCAGGAGGAAGCAGCTGTTGATTTGAAACCACAGGAAACTTTGAAGCTTGAAATAGGATCTGTTATACTGATGGATGATGCTTACAGCCAGAAAGGTTTTCAAATCAATGACATTCTGACAGACAGTGATCCTCCTATTTATACTTCTACTCCTGTAGAAGAGCCTACCAAAACCTATTTGTTATATGTAGGCTCCAGCCCTTCTCATTTGGAGCCAGCATGGGAGGATATGAATTCCTGGTACCAAGTACAAAGGCAGACCAAAGTACTGACATTGATGAAGCAAAGAGGCATTTCTAGTAGGTATATACCACAGATGGTATTTTCTGGACGGGTCGTCCATCCAGGCCCTTGTAACAAGCCTAACGCAAGTGGAAGTTGTGGTCATCCATGGTGCAGTACTCCGATTCTTGTCACCTCACCAGTCGGTGAGACCATTTCAAATCTGATACGGAACGGATTGTTCGGTGTTGAGGAGGCTCTGAGATGTTGCCATGACTGTTTAtctgctcttgctgctgctgctgcatcttcagGAATCCGTCACGGTGATATCCGGCCAGAGAATGTGATCCGTGTTAGTAATGGTTCAAGGCATCCATATTTTGTGCTTATTGGATGGGGTCATGCTATCCTAGAAGATAGGGATCGGCCTGTAATGAATCTGTTCTTCTCATCTACATTTGCGCTTCAGGAAGGCAAGCTATGCGCAGCATCTGATGCAGAAAGTTTAATTTATCTTTTATATTTCTGTTGTGGTGGAGTTTGCCCAGAGCTTGACTCGGTTGAAAGTGCACTTCAGTGGAGGGAGACATCATGGTCGAGGAGAGTAATACAGCAGAGGTTGGGCGATGTCTCAGCAGTGTTAAAAGCGTTTGCGGATTATGTTGACAGCCTTTGTGGGACCCCATACCCAATGGACTATGATATATGGTTGAAAAGATTGCGAAGAACAATAAATGAAGATCATGGGAAGGAGGTTGATACGTCATCAAGTTAA
- the LOC120696625 gene encoding phosphoglucan phosphatase LSF2, chloroplastic-like gives MATTARLLASSCSLATGSITNRSRRATMAAVGCAPGGSNTHRRSMGLFLCRSSSTAGAQWGRRMEDYNTAMKRMMRNPYEYHHDLGMNYAVISDSLIVGSQPQTPGDIDHLKNEENVACILCLQQDKDIEYWGIDFPAILSRCKELGIQHIRRPAVDFDPDSLRSQLPKAVSALEWAISQCKGRVYVHCTAGLGRAPAVAIAYMFWFEDMDLNTAYKKLTSIRPCGPNKRAIRAATYDLAKKDDPCKEPFENLPENAFEGIADWEKKIIHDRIRALREA, from the exons atggcgaccaCCGCCCGTCTCCTCGCCTCCTCGTGCAGTCTAGCCACCGGCAGCATCACCAACAGGAGCAGGAGGGCAACCATGGCCGCCGTTGGATGCGCTCCCGGCGGCAGCAACACCCACCGGAGGAGCATGGGCCTTTTCCTttgccgctcctcctccacggCCGGAGCTCAATGGGGCAGGAGGATGGAGGATTACAACACCGCCATGAAGCGGATGATGCGCAACCCCTACGAGTACCACCACGACCTTG GTATGAATTATGCTGTCATCAGTGATAGCCTGATTGTTGGGTCACAACCTCAAACTCCTGGAGATATCGATCATTTGAAAAATGAAGAGAATGTTGCCTGCATTCTTTGTTTGCAGCAGGACAAGGACATCGAATACTGGGGTATTGATTTCCCAGCTATTCTCAGCAGGTGCAAAGAACTTGGCATTCAGCATATCAGAAGACCG GCAGTTGACTTTGACCCGGATTCCTTGAGGTCACAATTGCCAAAGGCAGTTTCCGCATTAGAGTGGGCTATATCGCAGTGCAAAGGGCGGGTTTATGTCCATTGCACTGCTGGACTTGGGAGGGCTCCGGCAGTCGCAATTGCATACATGTTTTGGTTCGAGGATATGGAT CTTAACACAGCCTACAAAAAGCTGACCTCCATAAGGCCCTGTGGGCCCAATAAGAGAGCCATTCGTGCTGCCACCTATGATCTAGCTAAGAAGGATGATCCATGTAAAGAGCCTTTTGAGAATCTACCAGAGAATGCTTTCGAGGGCATTGCGGACTGGGAGAAGAAGATAATTCATGACCGGATACGTGCTCTTCGTGAAGCATGA